A DNA window from Allokutzneria albata contains the following coding sequences:
- a CDS encoding sigma-70 family RNA polymerase sigma factor — translation MSMAVDGGRPVRTRAAGQEWAPEADLVGHYLREVGSTPLLTAEQEVALARRIEAGVYAAELVRRADEGESPPLPAERRRDLRAVAEDGRRAKDHMVQANLRLVVAVARKHARRGLPFLDVVQEGNLGLIRAVEKFDYTKGFKFSTYAVWWIRQAIERGVAEQSRTIRVPVHAVEALSRLRKAEQRLRLDDDRDPTAEELSEATGIPVARVVELRSADRSVISLHAPVGDGGGGCVGDLIEDTDGVQAHEVVEHREVAEQLRALVDTLPEREARIVSRRYGLFDGRAHTLQEVADELGLTRERIRQLEKQSLRLLRDPERNKALLA, via the coding sequence ATGTCGATGGCAGTGGACGGCGGCCGCCCGGTGCGCACCCGCGCGGCCGGGCAGGAGTGGGCACCGGAGGCCGACCTGGTCGGCCACTACCTCCGCGAGGTCGGGTCGACTCCGCTGCTCACCGCCGAACAGGAGGTGGCGCTGGCCCGGCGGATCGAAGCGGGCGTCTACGCCGCCGAGCTGGTGCGCCGCGCCGACGAGGGCGAGAGCCCGCCGTTGCCCGCCGAACGGCGCCGGGACCTGCGAGCCGTCGCCGAGGACGGCCGCCGGGCGAAGGACCACATGGTCCAGGCGAACCTGCGCCTGGTCGTCGCGGTGGCCAGGAAGCACGCCCGGCGCGGGCTGCCGTTCCTGGACGTCGTGCAGGAGGGCAACCTCGGCCTGATCCGCGCCGTGGAGAAGTTCGACTACACCAAGGGGTTCAAGTTCTCCACCTACGCCGTGTGGTGGATCCGCCAGGCGATCGAGCGGGGTGTGGCCGAGCAGTCCAGGACCATCCGGGTGCCCGTGCACGCCGTCGAGGCGCTGTCGCGGCTGCGCAAGGCAGAACAACGGCTGCGACTGGACGACGACCGCGACCCGACCGCCGAGGAGCTGTCCGAGGCCACCGGGATACCGGTGGCTCGCGTGGTCGAGCTGCGCTCGGCGGACCGGTCGGTGATCAGCCTGCACGCGCCGGTCGGCGACGGTGGCGGGGGCTGCGTGGGCGACCTGATCGAGGACACCGACGGCGTCCAGGCGCACGAGGTCGTCGAGCACCGGGAGGTCGCCGAGCAGCTGCGTGCCCTGGTCGACACGCTGCCCGAGCGCGAGGCCCGGATCGTGAGCAGGCGCTACGGCCTGTTCGACGGGCGTGCGCACACCCTCCAGGAGGTGGCCGACGAGCTCGGCCTGACCCGCGAGCGCATCCGGCAGCTGGAGAAGCAGTCCCTGCGGCTGCTGCGCGATCCCGAGCGCAACAAGGCGTTGCTCGCCTAG
- a CDS encoding Hsp20/alpha crystallin family protein, producing the protein MDGSSGRESMTAAESYRWPRCTTGAIDLHGSELVINGELRTKQRQGLFRHRTRRTGQFRYQVTPPHDVDADKIKAGLSEGVLTVRAPKNDTARPRRIPITGT; encoded by the coding sequence GTGGACGGAAGTTCCGGTCGCGAGTCGATGACGGCGGCCGAGTCGTACCGTTGGCCGAGGTGCACGACCGGGGCCATCGACCTGCACGGCAGCGAGCTGGTGATCAACGGTGAGCTGAGGACGAAGCAACGGCAGGGCCTGTTCCGCCACCGCACCCGTCGCACCGGGCAGTTCCGCTACCAGGTGACGCCGCCGCACGACGTGGACGCCGACAAGATCAAGGCCGGTCTGTCCGAGGGCGTGCTCACGGTGCGGGCGCCGAAGAACGACACGGCCAGGCCCCGCCGCATCCCCATCACCGGCACCTGA
- a CDS encoding aromatic-ring hydroxylase C-terminal domain-containing protein: protein MAPVVHLGQRYDSAAVIDSRPELPSTVDLAVVPDGSPGSRVPHAWVDGVSTLDLVASRWAPLVGTAGDRWLTTAAHVGLPAHRISAPWLSDGGALLVRPDAIVAMRAAAPVPDPTQFLTDVLDRVLARPVAVPST, encoded by the coding sequence ATGGCCCCGGTCGTGCACCTCGGCCAACGGTACGACTCGGCCGCCGTCATCGACTCGCGACCGGAACTTCCGTCCACAGTGGACCTGGCGGTGGTACCGGACGGGTCGCCGGGTTCGCGAGTGCCTCACGCCTGGGTCGACGGGGTCTCCACGCTCGACCTGGTCGCGTCCCGATGGGCCCCGCTCGTGGGCACCGCGGGCGACCGGTGGCTCACCACCGCGGCGCACGTCGGCCTACCGGCGCACCGGATCTCCGCACCGTGGCTGTCCGACGGCGGAGCCCTGCTCGTACGACCGGACGCGATCGTCGCGATGCGGGCCGCCGCACCGGTCCCCGACCCGACGCAGTTCCTCACCGACGTCCTGGACCGGGTTCTGGCGAGGCCGGTCGCGGTGCCGAGCACCTGA
- a CDS encoding phytoene/squalene synthase family protein: protein MWVRRWLDAAGIHDPVLRQCYTRCVRDAADLDGGNVRWWGLRSVPAAVRPHVAAMAAVSAEADRRADTGSVDQRKRRFDEYVEAVLAAVASGGSGDPVLHAVASTFGTFRLPDTVLRHMFAAMRRDIGFVEFATYEELRQWARLSSGGAMVGMMTLLEGLEVARELEPVLYEYGELAQFMDQLADLADDLGDGRMYLPLADLDRFGVRAEDVKARRWTPGMADLLEFEVERITSRMPALVAEQQRHTDSPLPGAFAAHCDLMLREVLADGPAVLERASRARLADRLDIWLPVWRSTIPC from the coding sequence GTGTGGGTGCGGCGGTGGCTGGATGCGGCGGGAATCCACGATCCTGTGCTGCGGCAGTGCTACACGCGTTGCGTTCGCGACGCCGCGGACCTGGATGGCGGCAACGTCCGGTGGTGGGGGCTGAGGTCGGTCCCTGCTGCGGTACGTCCGCACGTCGCCGCGATGGCTGCGGTGTCGGCCGAAGCCGACAGGCGCGCCGACACCGGATCCGTCGATCAGCGCAAGCGACGGTTCGACGAGTACGTCGAGGCGGTGCTCGCCGCGGTCGCGTCGGGTGGGTCCGGCGATCCGGTCCTGCACGCGGTGGCCTCGACGTTCGGGACGTTCCGCCTGCCGGACACGGTGTTGAGGCACATGTTCGCGGCGATGCGGCGGGACATCGGCTTCGTCGAGTTCGCGACGTACGAGGAGTTGCGGCAGTGGGCGAGGCTGTCCTCCGGTGGCGCGATGGTCGGCATGATGACCTTGCTTGAGGGGCTCGAGGTCGCGCGTGAGCTGGAGCCGGTGCTCTACGAGTACGGTGAGCTGGCCCAGTTCATGGATCAGCTGGCCGACCTCGCCGATGATCTCGGTGACGGGCGGATGTACCTGCCGTTGGCCGATCTCGACCGGTTCGGGGTCCGCGCCGAGGACGTCAAGGCGCGGCGGTGGACTCCCGGCATGGCCGATCTCCTCGAGTTCGAGGTGGAGCGCATCACCAGCCGCATGCCCGCCCTCGTCGCCGAACAGCAGCGCCACACCGACAGCCCGCTGCCGGGTGCGTTCGCGGCGCACTGCGACCTGATGCTGCGCGAGGTGCTGGCCGACGGTCCCGCCGTGCTGGAGCGCGCTTCCCGGGCGCGCCTTGCCGACCGGTTGGACATCTGGCTGCCGGTCTGGCGTTCCACCATCCCGTGCTGA
- a CDS encoding STAS domain-containing protein: MTEPEMCSFTVDRRGKVVVLRLGGALDVAAFPELRRRLAAISVTKAPVVVLDLSGVDFLDSACLGALLREYMAYRDTGRDLRFAGRHSAIMRPLALMGVTAAIVVHDTVEDALAQHGEAASASG, from the coding sequence ATGACCGAGCCCGAGATGTGTTCGTTCACGGTGGACCGGCGCGGGAAGGTCGTCGTGCTCAGGCTGGGCGGGGCGCTGGATGTCGCTGCTTTCCCGGAGCTGCGGCGGCGTCTGGCCGCGATCTCGGTGACGAAGGCGCCGGTGGTGGTGCTCGACCTGTCCGGGGTCGACTTTCTCGATTCGGCGTGTCTGGGCGCGCTGCTGCGGGAGTACATGGCCTACCGCGACACGGGGCGGGACCTGCGCTTCGCCGGCAGGCACAGCGCGATCATGCGGCCGTTGGCGTTGATGGGTGTCACGGCCGCGATCGTCGTCCACGACACCGTCGAAGACGCCCTCGCCCAGCACGGCGAAGCAGCGAGCGCCTCGGGCTGA